The genome window acagtatgggagaatatatttgaaaatgacatatctgacaaggggttaacatccaaaatatataaagaactcacacacctgaacacccaaaaagcaaataacccaattaaaaaatgggcagaggctattgagagacaattctccaaagaagaaattcagatggccaacatacacatggaaagatgctccacatcactaatcgtcagggaaatgcaaattaaaaccacaatgagatatcacctcacattaaGGTGATATCTTACATCCtcacagtaaggatggccagcgtcaaaaagactaggaacaaaaaatactggtgaggatgcagagaaaggggaaccctcctacactgctggcaggaatgtaaattagttcaaccattgtggaaagcaatatggaggttcctcaaaaaactgaaaatagaaatgccatttgacccagaatccccgtccttggaatttacccaaagaatacaacttctcagactcaaaaagacatatgcacccctatgtttattggagcactatttacaatagccaagatatggaagcaacttaagtgtccatcagtagatgaatggacaaagaagatgtggtacatatacacaatggaatactattcagccataagaaaaaaacaaatcctaccatttacaacagcatggatggagctggaggatattatgctcagtgaaataagccaggcggagaaagacaagtgccaaatgatttccctcatttgtggagtataacaatgaagcaaaactgaaggaacaaaatagcagcagactcacagactccaaaaagggaccagtgattaccaaaggggaggggtgtgggagggtgggttgggagggagggagatggggattgaggggtattatgtttagtacacatggtgtgggggatcacgggaaaaacagtgtagcacagagaaggcaaacagtgaatctgtggcatcttactacactgatggacagtcactgcaatggggtatgggtggggacttgataatatgggtaagtgtagtaaccacattgttttttcatgtgaaaccttcataagagtgtatatcaataataccttaataaaaaatttaaaaaaaaaagaaatagacccagaaATATAGGTTGGTTACCACAGGGAGGGGGTTGCGGAGGGGTTAGGTGAGAAAGGTGAAGGGtatgaagaggtacaaactgcaagtTGTAAAATAAGCTAGTCATAGGAATGCAAGTGCAACAGAGAGAGTATAAcgaataatattataatatctctATGGTAATGGGGTAACTATATTTACAGTGGCAAgaatctagtaatgtatatagttttgaatcactatgttgtacatatgaaatcaatataatactgtatatcaactttattccaatttaaaaaaaagaattataacaGCAGAAAGGGTAAGATAAGTGATTCCAGGGGAAGAAACCATGTGAGCAAAAATGTGGATGCATTTGGGGATTGCCAGTCACCTGATGATTTTAGGTAAGGCACCAAAAGACCTTAAGTCACATAGAATCCTACAGTGAGGTAGTGATTTCCTTCCCAGTTCCCTTATGGAGAAAAGTCTCAGCTTGGTGCTAGCATCTCTTTCAAACTCTAACACTTGCTGATCTCCCTTTTTAACCCCAAATTCACAGGCTCAGATCCTTCAGTGATCAACCAAGCTCTGGTTGGCACTTAATAATATCACTTgttattattgtctttttttgACAATTGTGTTCTAGTTCAGGCAAATGgtactgttttttaatttacagataaagttcatatttttattattattttcctttacagATAAGTATATTGAAGCAAGGAATAGTTGATTTAAAACGACAATACTGAGTTAAACGTTCAGGTGGCTCCTCGTTATGGCCAGAATCACGAAGATGGCACACTAACGACTGATGTTTAGGAGACTCGGGTATGGAGTGTAAAGCATTGGGGGGGTGAGTAAAAGaaccaaaaaatggaaaggagGTCAGATCATGGAGGGTGTGAGTGTGGCTTTTATTCTGTCAATCATGGCAAGGAATACGCCCAGCAGCATGCTTGGCAGGGTGCGCTCTGGCCTCTGAGCACAGGGTGAGGGGAGACAAGAAGCTGCAACAGCCCTGGGGAGGCCGTTGTAAGACTCAGGGTGAACAGGGATCGTGGTCTAGACATGGGTGGAGGTGGCCCAGCTGAGAGGAGGGGCTGGGTGCCAGAGCTCCTGTCAGGCGGTGTCATAGACCTGGTGAGCACGGCTTTCTTTTCCAGAGGTGCCCAACCTTTCAGCCTCCAGTTCTCCTCTCTAGTGTGATTTATGAAGAAAATTCAATAATCTCTGACTGGGTTTTACTGAGTAAAGGTAACAACAGAGGAGGCCAGCCCACCCCAGTCTCTCTGACCTCAGCAGGGGGAATTGGTAGTGCAATCAGAAATGAAGTCCTTAGTGGATTCCTGCCTCTTCCTTCTGTGTTTGCGAAATGTCAGCTGTCGGCTGAACCTCCCACGGCGATTCATTCTATTCCATATAATGACATCTGATTTTCTAAGACTTTCAGCTTCATTTCACTGAACAAAAGCCGTTCAAGGATCTTGTCCTGGAGGGCAAAGCAGGCGTGCAGTCTCTTGACTTCTGTCATGCTCGTGATGTTGCCGTTGGGTTTGGCTTTGGGAACCTTTGGTTTATCTGCCTCTTCCTGAACTCACCAtcacagaaagaggaaaagttgGTTAATGATATCCCCTCCCATGCCAGGTGATTTATCAACATCATCTTAATCAGTTGTCATGAGCAGCCTGAAAGGAGAGCATCTTTGCCCATCTTGTGGGTAAGAAAATTAGAGCCCCGTGGAGGAAGGTCCCTTTCTCAGCAGCATCCAGCCTGCATGAGAGCCCTCGACTGCCAGGACCCACAGTTGCCTTTGgttcagaggaagaaatgaaatggcCCACTTATCTGCACTCACAAAGGCCATAAAACCCTTAACCCAATGTCTCTGTCTCCAGAGTTTGTCTCTCAGAGACCTCCTTTGTCAGGTCCCAGAAAATCTCCAGCTGCCAAGTCAGTGTTCTCATGATTATCTCTGtactcctcctctgcctcccacacAGTTAATAAtaacacttcatttttttttctttttggattcaGCTACAAATGTCTgatctttaaaatcatttaagaatttaatatttcagacatgcaaaaaagtaaatattgtaACAAATGCCCATGTTCCCACACCCACTTAAGGAATAAAATATCACAAATGTGATTGGAGTCCCCTGTAGATCCCTCTTCTAGGtattcctctcccctccctgaacCTCATCTCAACTGCAGTCCTGAGTTTGGCAtttgttttttccattcatttctttaTACCAGTGGCTCTCAATGGGTGGGTATTTTGCCCTCCTCAAGgggcatttggcaatgtctgctGACATTTTTGGTTATTATAAGGGGGTGAGGGTGCTTTCCTAAGGATTCTGGTAAACATCCAACATGCACAGGATACTCCCTCGCAACCAATAATTATCCCATCCAGTGTCAGTTGTGCCAGGTTGAGAAATCCTGCCTCAGAATACTTTCATATGTATCCATAAACAAGGCAGGATACtgttttgcatgtttttaaattttatatagaagATGTCATAACATAGGTACATTTCTGCTGTGTTCATTATCCTATTTTAGAGCTGTATCTATATCTGCGTTACACATATACCTTTAGTTtatccatttaaatttttttccacttttaagTCATTGTTATTGTTGCCAAAGCATGTTGACATCAGACATGAAATAGAAGAGTCTGGGATGGTCCCTATTTTTCAGCAGAGGGAAATGAGGTCTTGTGTAGGAAGAATGCTTTGTCATCTGTCACCCCAGAGGGAGCTGCAGAGTGGGGACCTAGACCAGGGGTCATGGGTTCCTCAGTCTCACCCCATTCTCCTGACATCTTCCCTGTCTGCCACCCCAATCTAGCTGTAAATTCCCCATCAAACCCAGCTGAAGCCAGGGCCCCTCTTGCTCACCTGCTGGGACTCTGGTGGGGTGGGCTTGAGTTCACAGTTGACCAGCCAGTTGCTAAGCAACAACAGAAGGAATAAGAACCCAACAAGGCTGCCTTATAGCCGATCAGCCAAGCCACCAATGCTCCTATGGTACCTGAGGAAGCAATTAACCCATAGATATTCCTAAAAAGAGGCATTAGTTCCCTCAGCATTATGGCTTAGAGGCACCCAGGCCCTGAGACTCTGCCTCAGTGCCCCATCTCAGAGATTTGCCCTCCGTGACAGAAGTCACAGCTGCCCCTTCCTCTGAGTCATAAccagccccacctcccccagcTGCCGCATAACAATATTAGACACTCCTATGTCTGAAGtagctactgtgtgccagactttAACAGGCACTTTGCAAGCATAATCTCATGATGTCCTCACAACAGCCAGGTGATGTAGGCCTTAGGTGACATAGGACTTCATTCCTTCAATAGTACTTCTGGGCCTAACCACTGGGAATAAAATGGCTGGCAATATAGAGCCCCTACCCTCATAGTGAAGGAGATTGTGAAGAAAAATTACTCAAAATTTGGGAGGAAGACAAAAAGATTACCGTGAGCTCAAAGTCAAACTAGAATATTGTCGAACTGGTCCACCTGTTGACCACTTGATGCTTTAAGTGAAGATAACTTTGTTTGACTTACTGTTTAATATTGATTAAGGTCCTGACTCTGGAAAGTCAGATGCCAAAAAGTCAGGTAAGTAGATAAGTTGCtccagcaattcctcttctgggtatata of Manis javanica isolate MJ-LG chromosome 4, MJ_LKY, whole genome shotgun sequence contains these proteins:
- the TEX46 gene encoding LOW QUALITY PROTEIN: testis-expressed protein 46 (The sequence of the model RefSeq protein was modified relative to this genomic sequence to represent the inferred CDS: inserted 2 bases in 2 codons) encodes the protein MLRELMPLFRNIYGLIASSGTIGALVAWLIGYKAXLVGFLFLLLLLSNWLVNCELKPTPPESQQEEADKPKVPKAKPNGNITSMTEVKRLHACFALQDKILERLLFSEMKLKVLENQMXIIWNRMNRRGRFSRQLTFRKHRRKRQESTKDFISDCTTNSPC